Proteins from one Nitrospirota bacterium genomic window:
- a CDS encoding S41 family peptidase — protein sequence MIKRILEKRKLLIVILIFTFATAGVFAGRWTIRTVIAEDAYEDLKIFTESLSIVRKNYVEEVKPKDLVYGAIKGMLASLDPHSAFMTPEQYKEMQIDTKGEFGGVGIQIGIKDGMLTVIAPIEDTPAYKVGIKAGDKIIKIDDEFTKDMTLQDAVNKMRGIPSTTVKITIIREGWKETRDFVITREIIKIDSVKTKIIEDNIGYVKINQFQEQTASELSEGLKNLSKNNIDSIILDLRNNPGGLLNAAVDVTSQFLPEGKIIVSIKDKKGEKIEYRSEKSDINISLPMIVLVNQGSASASEIVAGALKDWNRAVIMGTQTFGKGSVQSVIPLGDGSALRLTTARYYTPKGTSIQTTGITPDILVKLVINGEEKAGHPAIREKDLKRHLENDEKEQKPSEPEEIIPIEVDENEDMQLQRAIDLLKTWKVFKHLPKAS from the coding sequence ATGCATATGAAGACCTGAAAATTTTTACAGAATCCCTATCTATTGTTAGAAAAAACTATGTCGAAGAGGTAAAACCAAAAGACCTTGTTTATGGCGCTATTAAGGGTATGCTTGCATCACTCGATCCACATTCTGCCTTTATGACTCCTGAACAGTATAAAGAAATGCAAATAGACACTAAAGGAGAATTTGGCGGTGTCGGTATTCAGATAGGCATAAAGGATGGAATGCTTACGGTCATTGCACCAATTGAGGATACACCTGCCTATAAAGTTGGCATAAAAGCTGGTGATAAGATTATAAAAATAGATGATGAATTTACAAAAGACATGACCCTTCAAGATGCTGTAAATAAAATGAGAGGGATCCCATCAACAACAGTTAAGATTACCATAATTCGTGAAGGATGGAAAGAAACAAGAGATTTTGTTATAACACGTGAGATTATAAAAATTGATAGTGTTAAGACAAAAATTATTGAAGATAACATTGGATATGTAAAAATAAACCAATTTCAAGAGCAGACTGCCTCTGAACTCTCTGAGGGGTTAAAAAATTTATCAAAAAATAACATTGACTCAATAATTCTTGATTTGCGCAATAATCCAGGTGGGCTCCTCAATGCTGCAGTGGATGTCACAAGCCAATTTCTTCCAGAAGGAAAAATAATTGTATCAATAAAAGATAAAAAAGGTGAAAAGATAGAATATCGAAGTGAGAAATCTGATATTAATATATCACTTCCCATGATAGTCCTGGTTAATCAGGGTAGTGCAAGTGCATCTGAAATAGTTGCAGGTGCTCTCAAGGACTGGAATAGGGCTGTCATTATGGGAACACAGACATTTGGAAAAGGTTCTGTACAATCAGTAATTCCTCTTGGAGATGGCTCTGCTTTGAGGCTAACAACGGCAAGATATTATACACCAAAGGGCACATCAATACAGACAACAGGCATTACACCAGATATTCTTGTAAAATTGGTGATAAATGGAGAAGAAAAAGCAGGGCATCCAGCAATCCGTGAGAAAGACCTAAAAAGACATCTTGAAAATGATGAAAAAGAACAAAAACCTTCTGAACCCGAAGAGATAATTCCAATAGAAGTAGACGAAAATGAAGATATGCAGCTACAGAGAGCTATAGACCTTCTCAAAACATGGAAGGTCTTTAAACATTTACCCAAGGCATCATGA
- a CDS encoding ribonuclease H-like domain-containing protein — protein sequence MSRIIIDIETVGKDFESLDRPIQEYLLRYAESEDEKDEIKDRLSFYPLTAEIVTIGLLDPDKNKGFVFYQTKGDPLLPFEEDSVQYETGTEKEILEKFWHLIPTYNQIITFNGRSFDCPFILIRSAIHKIKPNKELIPNRYSDSHIDLLDQLTFFGVSRRKFSLDMWCRAFGIKSPKEDGITGYEIKDLFKKGRFLDIARYCVGDLKATAQLLSIWENYIKF from the coding sequence ATGTCAAGGATTATTATTGATATTGAAACAGTAGGAAAAGATTTTGAATCACTCGACAGACCTATACAGGAATACCTTTTGCGATATGCTGAATCTGAAGATGAGAAGGATGAAATAAAAGACCGCCTTTCTTTTTATCCTTTAACTGCGGAAATTGTCACAATTGGTCTATTAGATCCGGACAAAAATAAGGGATTTGTATTTTATCAAACTAAAGGTGATCCATTGCTTCCATTTGAAGAAGATAGCGTTCAATATGAAACAGGTACAGAAAAAGAAATCCTCGAAAAATTCTGGCATCTTATACCAACTTATAATCAAATCATTACCTTTAACGGTAGAAGTTTTGATTGCCCATTTATTCTGATCCGTTCCGCTATACATAAGATAAAGCCTAATAAGGAATTAATACCAAACAGATATAGTGACTCCCATATAGACCTACTCGATCAACTCACCTTTTTTGGTGTATCTCGCCGGAAGTTCAGTCTTGATATGTGGTGCAGGGCTTTCGGGATAAAAAGCCCCAAGGAAGATGGAATAACAGGTTATGAAATTAAGGACCTATTTAAAAAAGGCCGATTTCTTGATATCGCGAGATACTGTGTTGGAGATTTAAAAGCAACTGCTCAGCTTTTATCAATATGGGAAAATTATATAAAGTTTTAG
- a CDS encoding aminoglycoside phosphotransferase family protein gives MINEDAIRKYLIENFKGIINVNVKKLGSGVQGSGFLLELESLEGVKSYVIKTLLSEGLGHDYPSDRASVFLLDLDEYKNLPKHVRAIDVLSEMHDGTIKSIGGGKEYYLLMEKAEGMNYFYDLNEFSRKNHIDAYDIKKIEIMTSYLAEIHSVRKDSKTLYWRKLRDTIGHGECLMGVLDTYPEGTLSYARMSEIIKKSVDYIYQLKPLYKRLSQIHGDFHPGNIWFKESSSQISGVRSTDFVLLDRSRGPWGEPADDITALTINYIFFSIKNYGDIRGSYLESLTLFFDEYIDKSKDVDITKILAPFFAFRGVVVANPVFYPELTQEQRELIFRFINNVLDSNDFDYQRVNDYL, from the coding sequence ATGATTAATGAAGATGCAATCAGGAAATATTTGATAGAAAATTTTAAGGGCATTATTAATGTCAATGTAAAAAAGCTTGGATCTGGTGTGCAGGGGTCAGGTTTTCTCTTAGAATTGGAGAGTCTGGAAGGAGTTAAATCATATGTTATCAAGACGCTCCTTTCTGAAGGGTTAGGACATGATTATCCATCGGACAGAGCCTCGGTATTCCTGCTCGACCTTGATGAATATAAGAACCTGCCAAAACATGTTAGGGCGATTGATGTTCTCTCTGAAATGCACGATGGAACAATCAAATCAATTGGAGGTGGAAAAGAATATTATCTTCTAATGGAAAAAGCAGAAGGTATGAATTATTTTTATGACCTGAATGAATTTTCAAGAAAGAATCATATTGATGCTTATGATATTAAAAAGATAGAAATTATGACTTCGTATCTTGCAGAAATCCATAGTGTTAGAAAAGATTCAAAAACATTATATTGGAGGAAATTAAGAGATACAATCGGACATGGAGAGTGTCTTATGGGAGTGCTTGATACCTATCCAGAAGGAACATTGAGTTATGCGAGAATGTCTGAAATAATTAAAAAATCAGTTGATTATATTTATCAATTAAAGCCACTTTATAAACGTTTATCACAGATACATGGAGACTTTCATCCCGGCAATATATGGTTTAAAGAGAGTAGCAGTCAGATATCAGGAGTCAGAAGTACTGATTTTGTTTTACTTGACAGGAGTCGTGGACCATGGGGTGAGCCAGCGGATGATATTACAGCACTAACTATAAATTATATATTTTTTTCTATCAAAAATTATGGTGATATTAGGGGTTCATATCTTGAAAGTCTTACACTTTTTTTTGATGAATACATAGATAAATCTAAAGACGTAGATATTACAAAAATTTTAGCACCTTTTTTTGCATTTCGGGGAGTAGTTGTTGCCAATCCTGTTTTTTATCCTGAACTCACACAAGAGCAGAGAGAGCTAATATTCAGGTTCATAAATAATGTTCTTGATAGCAATGATTTTGACTACCAAAGGGTAAATGATTATCTATAA